The window ATCCCGCTTCTTTTATCATCTTTAAATTTAATCTGCTGTTGAGCCCTTTGTCTGCTACTATCACTATCTTATCTATACTAAATTTTTCTTTCAGTTTCCTCAGTATCTTTACCATTGTTTTGCTATCTATTGTATTGCCAGGAAAAAGTTCATAACCTATCGGCCTGCCTTCTTTGTCTACCAAAAGCCCTAACACAACCTGTACTTCATTTATCTTGTTGTCTTTGCTAAAACCAAAATTTTTAAGTTCATCGGCTCTACAACTCTCAAAGTATATTGTCGTCACGTCATAAAAAACTACATCAACTACCATCTTAAATAAATCCCTATTTTTCTGATACAGATACGTCTCTAAATCTTCTTTTATACTGTCAAGAAAATCTAAACACCTGTACAACTGATTTAAATCTATATCCTCTTCAAATCCAAAATATTTATTTCTCTGATGATAAGTTCTTAGTTTGCTCATAGGTTCTATCAATCTCTGTATGGTCATTAAAAAACTTACTTTGTCTACATCAAATTTTATCTTTCTCCCTTTTGTTGCTTTCTCTTTTGAAAACTTATCTATTTCAAGTTCTTCCCATAACTTTCTGAATACAATGTATCCCCAATTTTTTATAACTGCATCCGATACATCCTCTTCAGATTCAATAGTAACAGCTTTTGTATTTCCAGTAGTTGTTTTTTCAACAATGTCGGATAGTTTTTTTACAATGTTTTTAAAAGCAGGATCACTTTTGAGAAGATCAAGTCTACCAAAATTAAATAACACTCTTTGTTTTACCTTGCCATTTTCACGATAGTTTTCGACTAATCTAACATACTGGTAACCGCCAGCATTAGTTATTTTGACAAACATATGGTAACTCCTCAAAGGTATTTTGAGTAATTGTACCACAAAATATTCAAAATGTCAAGTATTTATAGCATATTTCAGACTATAATTTGCCACTACAATTTTTAAAATTTTTTATTTTTCTATTCTCAAAACCCGCATAAATTAAGACTTTGTTATTTTTTGTTAGCTCAAAAACTCCTCCTAACTGACAAAGTCAAGAAGCTGGTTTATTGTTGGCATCTGTACACCTCCTTGTTAAAAATCTTATTCAATTATTGCGGCAGAGGATGCTGCCACACTTATACCACAAATCTTACCAAGTTCTTTTTTAGAATCAACAAAGACAAGTTTAATGCCTTTTTGTTTGCACATTTCTATAATATCCCTCACTACCCATTCGTCGCTATCTTTTGCGACAAACACTACTTTCGCTTTCCCTTTCTGGATAGCTTGGGCAGTTTGGCGCGCACCTACTGTTTTAGGAGAAGTTTTTAAGGCTTCTAAATCTGATGACAAATTCATTTCCTCCCTTTTTCACAATGGAAGGTGTAAAATTACACTCAAATATAATAACACTCAAATTATTTTATGTCAAGAAAGTTTAACTAAGCAGCCTTTAAAGTTTTTTCAAGGGGTATGCCTTTAAGAGCTTTCTCAGGCATACCCCTTTTTAAATTTTATTTTATGCTTTTTCTTCAACCGCAATATTTCTGTATTTTGCCATACCAGTTCCAGCGGGAATGAGTTTACCTATAATAACATTTTCTTTAAGGCCAATGAGTGGATCCACCTTACCCTTAATTGCTGCATCTGTCAAAACTCTTGTTGTCTCCTGGAAAGATGCAGCCGACAAGAATGACTCTGTTGAAAGTGCCGCTTTTGTAATACCCAGAAGTACTCTTCTTCCAAGAGCAGGACGCTTGCCAGCTGCAATTGCTTTATCATTTTCATCCTCAAATCTGTGAATCTCAACAATCTCACCGGGCAAAAGATCTGTATCACCTGGGTCTTCAATCTTTACCTTTTTCATCATCTGTCTGATAATTATCTCTATATGCTTGTCATTTATATCAACACCTTGCATCTTGTAAACTTTCTGAACTTCTGCTAAAAGATAGCTCTGAACTCCTCTCGGTCCTTTTATTCTCAAAAGGTCATGAGGATTTATAGAACCTTCTGTCAGCTCATCTCCAGCCTTGACATAATCTCCATCATTTACTTTTAATCTTGCACCATATGGTACTTCGTATGTTCTCTCCTCTCCATTGTCATTTCGTATTGTGATTGTTTTCTTCTTCTCCTCTTTGATAGAAACATATCCTTCTATCTCAGAAATTATCGCAACTCCCTTGGGCTTTCTTGCTTCAAACAGTTCTTCAACTCTTGGAAGACCCTGGGTAATGTCTTGCCCTGCAATACCACCTGTGTGGAATGTTCTCATTGTAAGCTGTGTTCCTGGCTCACCTATAGCCTGTGCTGCAATTATACCAACTGCTTCTCCGACGTTTACTGGCTGGCCTGTGCCAAGGTCAAGTCCGTAACATTTTGCACAAACTCCATATCTTGTCTTGCACTCAAGTACTGACCTGACATACACGCTCTTTATATCAGCATCTATTATTTTCTGTGCTATCTCTTCTGTGATAAGTTCATTTCTCTTGACTATTACCTCTCCAGTTTGTGGGTGGATTATATCTGCTGCAGCATATCTTCCTATAATTCTTTCTTCAAGCGTTTCAATAACTTCTGTGCCATCCTTAATCTCTTCTACCCAAATACCTTTATCTGTGCCACAATCCTCTTCACGAACAATTATATCCTGTGCAACATCAACAAGTCTTCTTGTCAAGTAACCTGAGTCTGCAGTTCTCAGTGCTGTGTCTGCCAATCCTTTTCTTGCACCGTGTGTAGAAATAAAGAACTCTATAACGTTCAAACCCTCTCTGAAATTAGATTTAATAGGCATCTCAATTGTCTTTCCGGATGGGTTTGCCATAAGACCACGCATACCTGCAAGCTGGCTTATCTGATTTTTGGAACCTCGTGCACCTGAATTTGCCATCATGTATATTGGGTTAAACTCATCCAGGTTTTTGATAAGTTCTTCAGTAATCTTGTCTTTTGTTTCATTCCAGATAGCAATTACTTGCTCATATCTTTCCTCGTCTGAAATCAAACCATGTCTGTATAGTTTTTCAATGTTCTCGACCTTTTGTTCAGCCTCTGCTATGAGTTTTTGCTTAACCTCTGGAATTACCATGTCAGATACAGAAATTGTAATTGCTCCTCTTGTTGAAAATCTAAATCCAAGTTCTTTTATCTCATCTAAAATCTCTGCTGTTCGAGTATTCCCGTAAACTTTTATGCACCTGTCAATGATTTTTCCCAGCATCTTTTTGTCAACAAGAGTGTCTATCTCGTATTTTATCCAGTTTTCTTTCTTGCTTCTATCGACAAAACCCAAGTTCTGCGGAATTATCTGATTTAGTATAATTTTCCCTACTGTTGTCTCGACAATACCTGAAACAACTTCACCGTCTTTTTCAACCGTCCTTTTTACTTTAATTCTGGCATGTAGTCCAACCACTTTATGTTCATATGCAAGCAGTGCTTCATCTTCTGATGAGAACATCATCCCCTCGCCTTTGTCACCTTTTTTCTCAAGCGTCAGATAATAGATTCCCAAAACCATGTCCTGGGTTGGAACTACAATAGGTTTACCGTCAGCAGGTTTTAGCAAATTGTTCGCAGAAAGCATTAAAAACCTTGCCTCAGCCTGTGCCTCTGCAGAAAGTGGAACATGCACCGCCATCTGGTCTCCGTCAAAGTCAGCATTGTACGCTGTACAAACAAGTGGATGAAGTCTTATAGCTCTTCCTTCAACAAGCACTGGTTCAAAGGCCTGAATTCCAAGCCTGTGCAAAGTAGGAGCACGGTTGAGCAAAACAGGATGGTCTTTTATAACCTCTTCTAAGACATCCCATACTTCACTTCTTTGTCTTTCTACTGCTTTTTTCGCATTTTTGATGTTGTTACATATTCCTTTTTCAACAAGTTTTTTCATCACAAATGGCTTGAAAAGTTCAAGTGCCATCTCCTTTGGAAGACCGCACTGGTAAATCTTGAGCTCAGGTCCAACAACTATAACAGAACGTCCTGAATAGTCAACACGTTTTCCTAAAAGGTTTTGTCTAAACCTTCCTTGTTTTCCTTTTAACATATCAGAAAGAGATTTTAATGGTCTGTTCCCAGGACCTGTGACAGGTCTTCCGCGTCGACCATTGTCAATCAGAGCATCAACTGCTTCCTGAAGCATCCTCTTCTCGTTTCTAATAATTATATCAGGTGCACCTAAATCCATCAATTTTTTAAGACGATTGTTTCTGTTAATAACCCTTCTGTAGAGGTCATTCAGGTCAGATGTTGCAAACCTTCCACCATCAAGCTGGACCATTGGGCGAAGTTCAGGTGGAATTACCGGTATTACATCTAATATCATCCACTCTGGTCTGTTTCCTGATTTTCTAAATGCTTCAACGACCTCAAGTCTCTTTATTATCTTGAGTTTCTTTTGTCCTGTTGCTGTCTCAAGCTCTTGTCTTAGTTCTTGAGAGAGCTTGTCTAAATCTATCTCCTTTAAAAGCTCTTTTATAGCCTCTGCTCCCATTCCTGCTTTGAATCTGTCACCATACTTCTCTTTGAGCTCTCTATATTCTTTTTCAGAAAGAATCTGCTTTTTCTCCAAGTTTGGTACATCACCCGGATCAATGACAACATACGCTGCAAAGTACAAAACTTTTTCTAAGTTTCTTGGTGTCATGTCAAGTATAAGACCCATTCTGCTTGGTACGCCTTTGAAATACCAAATGTGAGAGACAGGGGCAGCAAGTTCGATGTGCCCCATTCTCTCACGTCTTACCTTTGATTTTGTCACTTCAACACCACATTTGTCACATACAACACCTTTGTATTTTACCTTTTTGTATTTTCCGCAATGACATTCCCAGTCTTTTGTGGGACCAAATATTTTCTCACAGAAAAGACCATCTTTTTCGGGTTTCAAAGTTCTATAATTGATGGTCTCAGGTTTTTTGACCTCGCCTCGTGACCATTCTCTAATCTTTTCAGGAGAAGCAAGGCTAATCTTTATAGCATCAAAGTTGAACAAATCCATTCCACCTTACACCCACCTTTTTGAGTTTTTTTACTCGTTAAAATCGTCGTCTGCACCTTCATCTTGTTCTTGACTTGCGTCCATTAAATCTTCGTAGAATTTTTCTTTGTCCTCTTCTTCTTCAACGTTTTCAGACTCCTCAAATCCTTGTTCAAAACTACTTAGTCCTTGTGGTTGTTCATCTTCATCGGTAAACTCTTTGAGATCTATCTCCTTGTTATCTTCTGATAGTAGTTTTACATCCAGGCACAAGCTTTGAAGTTCTTTTACCAAAACCTTAAACGACTCAGGAATACCTGGTTCTGGAATATTCTCACCTTTTACAATCGCCTCGTAAGTCTTTACTCTTCCTGTGACATCGTCAGATTTGACAGTTAATAGCTCTTGCAGTGTATATGCAGCACCATATGCTTCAAGTGCCCAAACTTCCATCTCACCAAATCGCTGTCCTCCAAACTGAGCCTTACCACCAAGCGGCTGCTGTGTAACAAGCGAATAAGGACCGGTTGAACGTGCATGAATCTTGTCGTCAACAAGGTGAACAAGCTTCAACATATACATGTATCCTACAGTGACTTCATTATCAAATGGTTCACCCGTTCTGCCATCATAAAGTATAGTCTTCCCATTTGGTGAAAGTCCTGCAAGTTTTAAAGCTTCTTCAATGTCTTCTTCTTTTGCACCGTCAAATACTGGTGTTGCTATCTTCCAACCAAGTACCTTTGCTGCATAACCCAAGTGCGTCTCCAAAATCTGACCAATGTTCATACGCGATGGCACACCTAATGGGTTTAACACTATGTCAACTGGAGTCCCATCTGGTAAAAATGGCATATCTTCAACAGGTAAAATCCTTGAAATAACACCTTTGTTACCATGTCTTCCTGCCATCTTGTCGCCAACTGAAATCTTTCTCTTCTGTGCAACATATACCCTTACAAGCTGATTCACACCTGGTGGCAGTTCATCGCCTTTGTCGCGTGAGAACACTTTTACATCAACAACTATTCCACCCTCGCCATGTGGTACTCTTAAAGATGTATCCCTTGTCTCTCTCGCTTTTTCGCCAAATATAGCACGAAGAAGTCTCTCCTCTGCAGTGAGCTCTGTCTCACCTTTTGGTGTAACTTTTCCTACAAGAATATCCCCACTTTTTACTTCTGCGCCAATTCTGATAATTCCTCTCTCGTCTAGGTCTTTAATTGCATCTTCACCAATATTTGGTATGTCTCTTGTAATCTCTTCTGGACCAAGTTTTGTGTCTCTTGCTTCACACTCGTATTCTTCTATATGAATGGATGTATAGACGTCCTCTTTTACAAGTCTTTCAGAAATCAATATAGCATCTTCGTAGTTGTAACCTTCCCATGGCATGAACGCAACAAGGACGTTTTTACCAAGCGCAAGCTCCCCGTGGTCTGTTGATGGACCGTCCGCTATAACCTCGCCTGCCTTCACTTCTTGGCCTTTTTTCACGATTGGTCGCTGGTTGAAACATGTTCCTTGGTTTGTCCTCTTAAACTTCAAAAGATGGTATACATCCTTTGTGCCGTCATGGTTCTGGATGACAATCTCATCACTTGAAACTTTTTCAACAATACCATCTTTTTTAGCAAGAACACAAACACCAGAGTCTACTGCAGCTCTGTATTCCATACCTGTTCCAATAATTGGAGCTTCTGTTGTCAAAAGCGGCACTGCCTGACGTTGCATGTTAGAACCCATGAGTGCACGGTTTGCGTCGTCGTTCTCTAAAAATGGTATCAATGATGTAGATACAGAAACAATCTGTTTTGGTGATATATCAACAAGGTCTACCTCGTGCTTGTCAACCTCAATGATATCCTCACCAAATCTTACTGTAATTCTCTGGTTGATAAATCTTCCTTCCTCATCTACAGGCTCTGTTGCCTGAGCAATCTTATATATGTCCTCTTCGTCTGCTGTAAGGTATACTACCTCATCAGTCACTCTTGCTTCTTTTTTATCTACTTTTCTATATGGCGTTTCTAAAAATCCATACTCATTGACCCTTGCATATGTCGCCAAAGATGTTATAAGACCAATGTTTGGACCTTCTGGTGTTTCAATAGGACACATTCTTCCATAGTGAGAGTGATGAACGTCTCTTACCTCAAATCCTGCTCTGTCTCTTGAAAGACCTCCAGGACCAAGTGCAGAAAGTCTTCTCTTGTTTGTCAAAGCCGCAAGTGGATTTACCTGGTCCATGAACTGAGAAAGCGGGCTTGAACCAAAGAATTCTTTAATTGCTGCTGTTACAGGGCGTATATTTATAAGTGTCTGCGGTGTTACAGAAGCAATATCCTGTATATTCATTCTCTCACGAATAACTCTTTCCATTCGTGCAAAACCAATTCTAAGTTGGTTCTGCAAAAGCTCACCAACAGCTCTTACTCTTCTGTTTCCAAGGTGGTCTATGTCATCCGTATGACCAATGCCATATTTTAAGCCCAAGAAATAGCTT is drawn from Caldicellulosiruptor naganoensis and contains these coding sequences:
- the rpoC gene encoding DNA-directed RNA polymerase subunit beta' — its product is MDLFNFDAIKISLASPEKIREWSRGEVKKPETINYRTLKPEKDGLFCEKIFGPTKDWECHCGKYKKVKYKGVVCDKCGVEVTKSKVRRERMGHIELAAPVSHIWYFKGVPSRMGLILDMTPRNLEKVLYFAAYVVIDPGDVPNLEKKQILSEKEYRELKEKYGDRFKAGMGAEAIKELLKEIDLDKLSQELRQELETATGQKKLKIIKRLEVVEAFRKSGNRPEWMILDVIPVIPPELRPMVQLDGGRFATSDLNDLYRRVINRNNRLKKLMDLGAPDIIIRNEKRMLQEAVDALIDNGRRGRPVTGPGNRPLKSLSDMLKGKQGRFRQNLLGKRVDYSGRSVIVVGPELKIYQCGLPKEMALELFKPFVMKKLVEKGICNNIKNAKKAVERQRSEVWDVLEEVIKDHPVLLNRAPTLHRLGIQAFEPVLVEGRAIRLHPLVCTAYNADFDGDQMAVHVPLSAEAQAEARFLMLSANNLLKPADGKPIVVPTQDMVLGIYYLTLEKKGDKGEGMMFSSEDEALLAYEHKVVGLHARIKVKRTVEKDGEVVSGIVETTVGKIILNQIIPQNLGFVDRSKKENWIKYEIDTLVDKKMLGKIIDRCIKVYGNTRTAEILDEIKELGFRFSTRGAITISVSDMVIPEVKQKLIAEAEQKVENIEKLYRHGLISDEERYEQVIAIWNETKDKITEELIKNLDEFNPIYMMANSGARGSKNQISQLAGMRGLMANPSGKTIEMPIKSNFREGLNVIEFFISTHGARKGLADTALRTADSGYLTRRLVDVAQDIIVREEDCGTDKGIWVEEIKDGTEVIETLEERIIGRYAAADIIHPQTGEVIVKRNELITEEIAQKIIDADIKSVYVRSVLECKTRYGVCAKCYGLDLGTGQPVNVGEAVGIIAAQAIGEPGTQLTMRTFHTGGIAGQDITQGLPRVEELFEARKPKGVAIISEIEGYVSIKEEKKKTITIRNDNGEERTYEVPYGARLKVNDGDYVKAGDELTEGSINPHDLLRIKGPRGVQSYLLAEVQKVYKMQGVDINDKHIEIIIRQMMKKVKIEDPGDTDLLPGEIVEIHRFEDENDKAIAAGKRPALGRRVLLGITKAALSTESFLSAASFQETTRVLTDAAIKGKVDPLIGLKENVIIGKLIPAGTGMAKYRNIAVEEKA
- a CDS encoding L7Ae/L30e/S12e/Gadd45 family ribosomal protein — protein: MNLSSDLEALKTSPKTVGARQTAQAIQKGKAKVVFVAKDSDEWVVRDIIEMCKQKGIKLVFVDSKKELGKICGISVAASSAAIIE
- the rpoB gene encoding DNA-directed RNA polymerase subunit beta; this encodes MSYGKVKEVLDLPYLLEIQKKSFQWFLDEGLREVLREISPIKDYSENLLLEFVDYYFDGPPKYSEQECKERDATYARPLKVKVRLINKETGEIKEQDIYMGDFPIMTETGTFIINGAERVIVSQLIRSPGCYFASSIDKQGRKIFSGTLIPNRGAWLEFETDASELLSVRLDRTRKVPLTTFLKALGLHSQQLIFNKFGEDERLKASLEKEANKGELGNPVENALLEIYRRLRPGEPPNVENAKNLLRRMYFDSRGYDLAKVGRYKLNKKLSLWKRIFNRRAAQDIVDERTGEILVKEGEIISRETALAIQDAGINEVLIYVEDDRVFKVVGNNTVKLEKYVEFDVSDLNIKELVYLPVLKEILSTTNNVDEIKQLIKERERELVPYCLTIDDIFAATSYFLGLKYGIGHTDDIDHLGNRRVRAVGELLQNQLRIGFARMERVIRERMNIQDIASVTPQTLINIRPVTAAIKEFFGSSPLSQFMDQVNPLAALTNKRRLSALGPGGLSRDRAGFEVRDVHHSHYGRMCPIETPEGPNIGLITSLATYARVNEYGFLETPYRKVDKKEARVTDEVVYLTADEEDIYKIAQATEPVDEEGRFINQRITVRFGEDIIEVDKHEVDLVDISPKQIVSVSTSLIPFLENDDANRALMGSNMQRQAVPLLTTEAPIIGTGMEYRAAVDSGVCVLAKKDGIVEKVSSDEIVIQNHDGTKDVYHLLKFKRTNQGTCFNQRPIVKKGQEVKAGEVIADGPSTDHGELALGKNVLVAFMPWEGYNYEDAILISERLVKEDVYTSIHIEEYECEARDTKLGPEEITRDIPNIGEDAIKDLDERGIIRIGAEVKSGDILVGKVTPKGETELTAEERLLRAIFGEKARETRDTSLRVPHGEGGIVVDVKVFSRDKGDELPPGVNQLVRVYVAQKRKISVGDKMAGRHGNKGVISRILPVEDMPFLPDGTPVDIVLNPLGVPSRMNIGQILETHLGYAAKVLGWKIATPVFDGAKEEDIEEALKLAGLSPNGKTILYDGRTGEPFDNEVTVGYMYMLKLVHLVDDKIHARSTGPYSLVTQQPLGGKAQFGGQRFGEMEVWALEAYGAAYTLQELLTVKSDDVTGRVKTYEAIVKGENIPEPGIPESFKVLVKELQSLCLDVKLLSEDNKEIDLKEFTDEDEQPQGLSSFEQGFEESENVEEEEDKEKFYEDLMDASQEQDEGADDDFNE
- a CDS encoding IS1634-like element ISCsa8 family transposase, which gives rise to MFVKITNAGGYQYVRLVENYRENGKVKQRVLFNFGRLDLLKSDPAFKNIVKKLSDIVEKTTTGNTKAVTIESEEDVSDAVIKNWGYIVFRKLWEELEIDKFSKEKATKGRKIKFDVDKVSFLMTIQRLIEPMSKLRTYHQRNKYFGFEEDIDLNQLYRCLDFLDSIKEDLETYLYQKNRDLFKMVVDVVFYDVTTIYFESCRADELKNFGFSKDNKINEVQVVLGLLVDKEGRPIGYELFPGNTIDSKTMVKILRKLKEKFSIDKIVIVADKGLNSRLNLKMIKEAGYDYIVASRLKNASKEILDEVFNEEGYKRLDGKRCLNAEEIYGDEFKYKVLERTNVIKDEECKEFKIEERLIITYSSKRAKKDKEDRERLVSKAKELLENKGSITALEKKGARKYLKKKSKSEEYVLDEEAIKRDEKFDGYYAIQTSKKDMDVEEVLGAYHDLWKIEQSFRVMKSCLEVRPIYHFTESRIKGHFVICFLAFLLQRTLEYILRKKGKGISSEGIMEAIDSMNFIEIEIKGKKYLIKQRTEGGAGDILNVMKIKGPKNFITYEEGLEFIGISK